In Rhodoferax koreense, a genomic segment contains:
- a CDS encoding YbeD family protein: MTSSDKDLPAGDAVDPRKDSLIEYPSPFPIKVMGEKVDGFVHAVTSIAKQFDPGFDASTVELRESKGGKYLGVTITVTATSREQLDELYRTLSSHPMAKMVL; this comes from the coding sequence ATGACCTCTTCCGACAAAGATCTGCCCGCTGGCGACGCCGTCGACCCACGCAAGGATTCGCTGATCGAATACCCGTCGCCTTTCCCCATCAAGGTGATGGGCGAAAAGGTCGATGGCTTCGTGCATGCCGTGACCAGCATCGCCAAACAGTTCGACCCCGGCTTCGACGCCAGCACCGTCGAACTGCGCGAGAGCAAGGGCGGCAAGTACCTGGGCGTGACCATCACCGTCACGGCCACCTCGCGCGAACAGCTCGACGAGTTGTACCGCACCCTCAGCAGCCATCCGATGGCGAAGATGGTTTTGTAG
- a CDS encoding CopD family protein, producing the protein MDIFSKLLHLAAAIVWLGGMTFMLWALRPVALAQLAPPLRIPLLTGVMVRFFMLVWACIVVILVTGLFAIAAVGMKAAPIGWHLMLGLGLLMMAIFGHLFFGPFRRLKAASARADWPAAGQQLARMHPWVLGNCILGWIAVAAVLLLR; encoded by the coding sequence ATGGATATTTTCTCAAAGCTGCTGCATCTTGCGGCAGCCATCGTCTGGCTGGGCGGCATGACTTTCATGCTATGGGCGCTGCGCCCGGTGGCGCTCGCGCAGCTGGCGCCACCGCTGCGCATTCCGTTGCTGACCGGGGTGATGGTGCGCTTCTTCATGCTGGTATGGGCCTGCATCGTGGTGATTTTGGTAACCGGCTTGTTCGCGATCGCCGCCGTCGGCATGAAGGCCGCCCCGATCGGCTGGCATCTGATGCTCGGCCTGGGCTTGCTCATGATGGCGATCTTCGGCCATCTGTTTTTCGGCCCTTTTCGCAGGCTCAAGGCGGCCTCAGCCCGGGCCGACTGGCCAGCGGCGGGGCAGCAACTCGCGCGCATGCACCCCTGGGTGCTGGGCAACTGCATCCTCGGCTGGATCGCCGTGGCGGCCGTCCTGCTGCTGCGCTGA
- a CDS encoding F0F1 ATP synthase subunit B — MNINSTLFLQAVVFAILVWFTMKYVWPPITKALDERAQKISDGLAAADKAKSELTSANKRVEEELAKTRTETATRLADAERRGQAIIEEAKARATEEANKIVAAARVEAEQQTVKARETLREQVATLAVKGAEQILRKEVNAGVHADLLSRLKTEL; from the coding sequence GTGAACATTAATTCAACCCTGTTCCTGCAGGCCGTTGTCTTTGCGATTCTGGTGTGGTTCACGATGAAATACGTGTGGCCGCCGATCACGAAGGCGCTGGACGAGCGGGCGCAGAAAATCTCTGACGGTCTCGCAGCCGCCGACAAGGCCAAGTCCGAACTCACCAGCGCCAACAAGCGCGTGGAAGAGGAACTGGCCAAGACGCGCACCGAGACCGCGACCCGGTTGGCAGACGCCGAACGCCGTGGTCAGGCCATCATCGAAGAGGCCAAGGCTCGCGCCACGGAAGAAGCCAACAAGATTGTGGCTGCCGCCCGTGTCGAAGCAGAACAGCAGACCGTCAAGGCGCGTGAAACCTTGCGCGAGCAGGTCGCCACGCTGGCCGTGAAGGGCGCCGAGCAGATTCTCCGCAAGGAAGTCAATGCCGGTGTGCACGCTGACCTGTTGAGCCGTCTGAAAACCGAACTCTAG
- a CDS encoding F0F1 ATP synthase subunit epsilon, giving the protein MDSTHTIHVDVVSAEASIFSGEAKFVALPGEAGELGIYPRHTPLITRIKPGSVRIELVDGTEEFVFVAGGILEVQPNTVTVLSDTAIRGKDLDDEKANAAKAAAEDAVKNAKSELDLGKAQSELAVMAAQLAALRRYRQKK; this is encoded by the coding sequence ATGGACTCCACACACACCATTCACGTCGATGTGGTCAGTGCCGAGGCGTCCATCTTCTCGGGCGAAGCCAAGTTCGTGGCCTTGCCCGGCGAGGCCGGCGAACTCGGTATCTACCCGCGCCACACACCGCTGATCACGCGCATCAAGCCCGGCTCGGTGCGTATCGAACTGGTTGACGGCACGGAAGAGTTCGTCTTCGTGGCCGGTGGCATCCTGGAAGTGCAGCCCAACACCGTGACCGTGTTGTCTGACACCGCCATCCGCGGCAAGGACCTCGACGACGAAAAGGCCAATGCCGCCAAGGCAGCGGCCGAAGATGCCGTCAAGAACGCCAAGAGCGAACTCGACCTCGGCAAGGCCCAGTCCGAACTGGCCGTCATGGCCGCCCAACTGGCCGCGTTGCGCCGCTACCGCCAGAAGAAGTAA
- the atpG gene encoding F0F1 ATP synthase subunit gamma, translating into MASGKELRTKIKSVENTKKITKAMEMISVSKMRKAQERMRAARPYSEKIRNIATNLGQANPEYVHTFMKTNDGKSVGFIVVTTDKGLCGGLNTNLLRAVTAQLREVQSSGKTPRAVAIGGKGLGFLNRVGATVVSHVTHLGDKPHLDKLIGPVKVLLDAFTAGEVSAVYLCYNKFVSTMSQVPVVDQLLPLSAAKMEEESKASGTHHAWDYIYEPDAQSVIDELLVRYAEALVYQAVAENMASEHAARMVAMKAATDNAGNVIGELKLIYNKTRQAAITKELSEIVSGAAAISG; encoded by the coding sequence ATGGCATCAGGCAAGGAACTTCGGACCAAGATCAAATCGGTGGAAAACACCAAGAAGATCACCAAGGCGATGGAGATGATTTCCGTCTCCAAGATGCGCAAGGCGCAGGAGCGCATGCGCGCCGCGCGGCCTTACAGCGAGAAGATCCGCAACATCGCCACCAACCTCGGACAAGCCAATCCGGAGTACGTGCACACCTTCATGAAGACCAACGACGGCAAGTCGGTGGGCTTCATCGTGGTGACCACGGACAAGGGTTTGTGCGGCGGCCTGAACACCAACCTGCTGCGCGCGGTGACGGCGCAGCTGCGCGAAGTGCAGTCCTCGGGCAAGACGCCTCGGGCGGTGGCCATCGGCGGCAAGGGCCTGGGTTTTCTGAACCGGGTCGGCGCCACGGTCGTCTCGCATGTGACGCACCTGGGCGACAAGCCGCACCTGGACAAGCTGATCGGCCCCGTGAAGGTGCTGCTCGACGCGTTCACGGCCGGCGAGGTCAGCGCGGTCTATCTCTGCTACAACAAGTTCGTCAGCACCATGAGCCAGGTGCCGGTGGTGGACCAGTTGTTGCCCCTGTCGGCGGCCAAGATGGAAGAAGAATCCAAGGCCAGCGGCACGCACCATGCCTGGGACTACATCTACGAACCCGACGCACAGTCCGTGATCGACGAGTTGCTCGTGCGTTACGCCGAAGCCCTGGTCTACCAGGCGGTGGCCGAGAACATGGCGTCCGAACACGCGGCGCGCATGGTGGCGATGAAGGCTGCAACCGACAACGCCGGCAACGTGATCGGCGAACTCAAGCTGATCTACAACAAGACGCGGCAGGCGGCGATCACGAAAGAATTGTCGGAAATCGTGTCCGGCGCGGCGGCGATCAGCGGCTGA
- the atpB gene encoding F0F1 ATP synthase subunit A, translated as MATEHVGTEGPKAGDYIVHHLQHLQRDFSFESVKQAKIVDFSLFNLDSLIYSVILGVVGCFFLWRAARKATPGVPGRFQAAVEILSEMVESQAKGVIHNAKSRKLVAPLALTVFVWIFLMNAMDMLPVDLLPSLWTAIYGAAGHDPHHAYLRVVPTADLSTTLGLSVSVLFVCLVYNVKMKGVGGWAHELVAAPFGDHWFLYPINFLMQMIEYLAKTISHGMRLFGNMFAGELVFMLIALMGGVWAWQFNPLEGGFWLGIGHVIAGAVWSIFHILVITLQAFIFMMLTLIYVGQAHDAH; from the coding sequence ATGGCGACTGAGCACGTTGGTACGGAAGGCCCCAAGGCCGGCGACTACATCGTTCACCATTTGCAGCATCTGCAGCGTGACTTCTCCTTCGAGAGCGTCAAGCAAGCCAAGATCGTCGATTTCAGTCTTTTCAACCTCGACTCGCTGATCTATTCGGTGATTCTCGGCGTGGTCGGTTGTTTCTTTCTCTGGCGCGCCGCCCGCAAGGCCACGCCGGGTGTGCCCGGCCGGTTCCAGGCTGCGGTCGAAATCCTTTCCGAAATGGTCGAAAGCCAGGCCAAGGGTGTGATCCACAACGCCAAGAGCCGCAAGCTCGTGGCCCCGTTGGCATTGACCGTGTTCGTCTGGATTTTCCTGATGAACGCCATGGACATGCTGCCGGTCGACCTGCTGCCCAGCCTCTGGACCGCGATCTACGGTGCCGCTGGCCATGATCCGCACCATGCCTACCTGCGTGTCGTGCCGACGGCCGATCTGTCCACCACCCTCGGCCTGTCGGTCAGCGTGCTGTTCGTCTGCCTGGTCTACAACGTCAAGATGAAGGGTGTGGGCGGCTGGGCCCACGAACTCGTCGCAGCGCCCTTCGGCGATCACTGGTTTCTGTATCCGATCAACTTCCTCATGCAGATGATCGAATACCTGGCAAAGACGATTTCGCACGGCATGCGGCTGTTTGGCAACATGTTCGCCGGCGAACTGGTATTCATGCTGATCGCCCTGATGGGTGGCGTGTGGGCCTGGCAATTCAATCCGCTCGAAGGCGGGTTCTGGCTGGGTATTGGGCATGTCATCGCCGGAGCCGTGTGGAGCATCTTCCACATTCTGGTGATTACCTTGCAAGCCTTCATCTTCATGATGTTGACGTTGATTTACGTGGGACAGGCCCACGACGCGCACTAG
- the atpA gene encoding F0F1 ATP synthase subunit alpha — MQLNPAEISELIKSRIEGLTASADIRNQGTVVSVTDGIVRIHGLSDVMQGEMLEFPATADGTPTFGLALNLERDSVGSVILGEYEHISEGDTVKCTGRILEVPVGPELIGRVVNALGQPIDGKGPINAKMTDVIEKVAPGVIARKSVDQPMQTGLKSIDSMVPVGRGQRELIIGDRQTGKTAVAIDAIINQKGQNMTCVYVAIGQKASSIKNVVRALEQAGAMDYTIVVAASASESAAMQYVSAYSGCTMGEYFRDRGEDALIVYDDLSKQAVAYRQVSLLLRRPPGREAYPGDVFYLHSRLLERAARVNADYVEAFTKGAVKGKTGSLTALPIIETQAGDVSAFVPTNVISITDGQIFLETSLFNAGIRPAINAGISVSRVGSSAQTKIIKGQSGGIRTDLAQYRELAAFAQFASDLDESTRKQLDRGARVTELLKQAQYSPLPISLMGATLFAVNKGFMDDVEVKKILAFEHGLHAYLKDKHAALLAKLEASKALDKDAEAELTTAVGAFKKTFA; from the coding sequence ATGCAACTCAATCCCGCAGAAATTTCTGAGCTGATCAAGAGCCGCATCGAAGGCCTGACGGCCAGCGCCGACATTCGCAACCAGGGCACCGTGGTGTCCGTGACCGACGGCATCGTGCGCATCCATGGCCTGAGCGACGTGATGCAGGGCGAAATGCTGGAATTCCCAGCCACCGCCGACGGCACCCCCACCTTCGGCCTGGCCCTGAACCTCGAGCGCGACTCCGTCGGCTCGGTGATTCTGGGCGAATACGAACACATCTCCGAAGGCGACACCGTCAAGTGCACGGGCCGCATTCTGGAAGTGCCGGTCGGCCCCGAGCTGATCGGCCGCGTGGTGAACGCACTGGGCCAGCCAATCGACGGCAAGGGTCCGATCAACGCCAAGATGACCGACGTGATCGAAAAGGTTGCACCGGGCGTGATCGCCCGTAAATCGGTCGACCAGCCGATGCAGACCGGCCTGAAGTCCATCGACTCGATGGTGCCCGTCGGCCGTGGCCAGCGCGAGCTGATCATCGGCGACCGCCAGACCGGCAAGACGGCCGTGGCCATCGACGCGATCATCAACCAGAAGGGTCAGAACATGACCTGCGTCTACGTTGCGATCGGCCAGAAGGCTTCCTCGATCAAGAACGTGGTGCGCGCCCTGGAACAGGCCGGCGCGATGGACTACACCATCGTCGTGGCCGCTTCGGCTTCCGAATCCGCCGCCATGCAATACGTGTCGGCCTATTCGGGCTGCACCATGGGCGAATACTTCCGCGACCGCGGCGAAGACGCGCTGATCGTGTATGACGACCTGTCCAAGCAGGCCGTGGCCTACCGCCAGGTCTCGCTGCTGCTGCGCCGTCCGCCAGGCCGTGAAGCCTACCCCGGCGACGTGTTCTACCTGCACAGCCGTCTGCTCGAGCGCGCCGCGCGCGTGAACGCCGACTACGTCGAAGCCTTCACCAAGGGCGCTGTCAAGGGCAAGACCGGTTCGCTGACAGCGCTGCCGATCATCGAAACGCAGGCCGGCGACGTGTCCGCTTTCGTGCCGACCAACGTGATTTCGATCACCGACGGCCAGATCTTCCTGGAAACCTCGCTGTTCAACGCCGGCATCCGCCCTGCTATCAATGCCGGTATTTCCGTGTCGCGCGTCGGCTCCTCGGCCCAGACCAAGATCATCAAGGGCCAGTCTGGCGGTATCCGTACCGACCTGGCGCAGTACCGTGAACTGGCTGCGTTCGCGCAGTTCGCTTCCGACCTCGACGAATCCACCCGCAAGCAACTCGACCGCGGCGCCCGCGTCACCGAGCTGCTGAAGCAGGCACAGTACAGCCCGCTGCCCATCAGCCTGATGGGCGCCACGCTGTTCGCGGTCAACAAGGGCTTCATGGACGATGTGGAAGTCAAGAAGATCCTGGCTTTCGAACACGGCCTGCACGCCTACCTGAAGGACAAGCACGCTGCGCTGCTGGCCAAGCTGGAAGCCAGCAAGGCGCTGGACAAGGACGCCGAGGCCGAATTGACGACCGCTGTCGGCGCGTTCAAGAAGACCTTTGCTTAA
- a CDS encoding MBL fold metallo-hydrolase, with product MGLRRRFGTSILAAVLTACQGANPYADAGFAHRTAEGFRNNHTDSVPGSARDLVRWRWNAWRMDLPPAPKQPTPVVAADLAGIRANAVAGQAMQPAATWIGHATALVQAGGLNVLTDPMFSERASPVQWMGPQRTQPPGVALADLPAIDVVLISHNHYDHLDAASVQALNARAAGHTLFLVPLGLKAWFADLDITNVEELDWWQSREVRGVSFNLTPVQHWSARGIGDRLQTLWGGWAVFAPDFHWYFSGDSGYSKDFSDTRARFQARQAQGGGFDLALIAVGAYEPTWFMQGQHVNPAQAVQVHRDLGAKRSMGVHWGTFNLTDEALDRPPADLARARQAARLPESDFFVLAIGETRRFDRRPAP from the coding sequence ATGGGGTTGCGCAGACGCTTCGGCACCTCGATCCTGGCGGCGGTGCTCACGGCCTGCCAGGGCGCCAATCCCTACGCCGACGCCGGGTTCGCTCATCGCACGGCGGAGGGCTTCCGCAACAACCATACCGACAGCGTGCCGGGCAGCGCGCGCGACCTGGTGCGTTGGCGCTGGAATGCGTGGCGCATGGATCTGCCGCCCGCACCGAAGCAGCCGACACCGGTGGTCGCGGCCGATCTCGCCGGCATCCGCGCCAACGCCGTCGCGGGCCAGGCAATGCAGCCGGCCGCGACCTGGATCGGCCATGCCACCGCGCTGGTGCAGGCCGGCGGCCTGAATGTGCTCACCGATCCGATGTTCAGCGAAAGGGCTTCGCCCGTGCAGTGGATGGGGCCACAACGCACGCAGCCGCCGGGCGTGGCGCTGGCCGATCTGCCGGCCATCGATGTGGTGCTGATTTCGCACAACCACTACGACCACCTGGACGCGGCCAGCGTGCAGGCGCTGAATGCCCGCGCCGCGGGCCACACGCTGTTCCTGGTGCCGCTCGGCCTGAAGGCCTGGTTCGCCGACCTGGACATCACCAACGTCGAGGAGCTCGACTGGTGGCAGTCGCGCGAGGTGCGCGGCGTGTCGTTCAACCTCACGCCGGTGCAGCATTGGTCGGCACGAGGCATCGGCGACCGCCTGCAGACCCTGTGGGGCGGCTGGGCGGTCTTCGCGCCGGACTTCCACTGGTACTTCAGCGGTGACTCGGGCTACAGCAAGGATTTCAGCGACACGCGCGCCCGCTTCCAGGCGCGGCAGGCGCAGGGCGGCGGCTTCGACCTCGCCCTCATCGCGGTGGGCGCCTATGAGCCGACCTGGTTCATGCAGGGCCAGCACGTGAACCCGGCGCAGGCCGTGCAGGTCCATCGCGACCTCGGCGCCAAGCGCAGCATGGGCGTGCACTGGGGCACATTCAACCTCACGGACGAAGCCCTGGACCGGCCGCCGGCCGACCTCGCGCGGGCGCGCCAGGCCGCGCGACTGCCCGAGAGCGACTTCTTCGTCCTCGCCATCGGCGAAACGCGACGATTCGACCGCAGGCCTGCACCGTGA
- the lipB gene encoding lipoyl(octanoyl) transferase LipB: MDASFLGRVDYLPTYQAMQDFTARRTTDERDALWICEHPPVFTQGLAGKDEHLLVPGDIPVVATNRGGQVTYHGPGQVVAYPLIDLKRAGYFVKEYVFRIEESLLRTLAHFGVTGHRVGGAPGIYVRLDDPFGHQRLAPSAPGRDPFLGLGKIAALGIKVSRHSTYHGLALNVAMDLEPFSRINPCGYAGLQTVDLSTIGVQTTWDEVAEVLARKLGTYLAP; this comes from the coding sequence ATGGATGCAAGCTTCCTCGGCCGGGTGGACTACCTGCCGACCTACCAGGCCATGCAGGATTTCACGGCCCGACGCACAACCGATGAGCGTGATGCGCTATGGATTTGCGAGCATCCTCCGGTATTCACGCAGGGGCTTGCCGGCAAGGACGAACACCTGCTCGTGCCCGGTGACATCCCGGTCGTGGCCACCAACCGCGGCGGCCAGGTCACCTACCACGGGCCCGGGCAGGTGGTCGCTTATCCGCTGATCGACCTGAAACGCGCCGGCTATTTCGTCAAGGAATACGTGTTCCGTATCGAGGAATCGCTGCTGCGCACGCTCGCCCACTTCGGCGTGACCGGCCACCGCGTGGGCGGCGCGCCCGGCATCTACGTGCGGCTGGACGACCCGTTCGGGCATCAGCGGCTGGCGCCATCGGCGCCGGGACGCGACCCTTTTCTCGGCCTGGGCAAGATCGCCGCGCTGGGCATCAAGGTCAGCCGGCACAGCACCTACCACGGCCTGGCCCTGAACGTGGCGATGGACCTGGAACCCTTCTCCCGCATCAACCCTTGCGGCTACGCGGGTCTGCAGACCGTGGACCTTTCTACAATCGGGGTTCAAACCACTTGGGACGAAGTCGCGGAGGTGCTGGCACGAAAGCTCGGCACCTACCTCGCACCGTAA
- the atpD gene encoding F0F1 ATP synthase subunit beta, whose translation MAQDNPQVNAPVQGKIVQCIGAVVDVEFPRNQMPKVYDALKMEGSALTLEVQQQLGDGIVRTIALGSSDGLRRGLLVSNTGLPITVPVGKATLGRIMDVLGSPIDERGPVSQELTASIHRKAPAYDELSPSQELLETGIKVIDLVCPFAKGGKVGLFGGAGVGKTVNMMELINNIAKAHSGLSVFAGVGERTREGNDFYHEMADSGVVNLENLVESKVAMVYGQMNEPPGNRLRVALTGLTIAESFRDEGKDVLFFVDNIYRYTLAGTEVSALLGRMPSAVGYQPTLAEEMGRLQERITSTKVGSITSIQAVYVPADDLTDPSPATTFAHLDSTVVLSRDIASLGIYPAVDPLDSTSRQLDPLVVGQDHYETARAVQGTLQRYRELRDIIAIMGMDDLAPEDKLAVARARKIQRFLSQPFHVAEVFTGSPGKYVPLSETIRGFKMIVAGECDHLPEQAFYMVGGIDEAFEKAKKV comes from the coding sequence ATGGCTCAAGATAACCCCCAAGTGAACGCCCCCGTTCAGGGAAAAATTGTTCAGTGTATTGGCGCGGTGGTCGACGTGGAATTCCCACGCAACCAGATGCCCAAGGTGTACGACGCCCTGAAGATGGAGGGCTCGGCCCTGACGCTGGAAGTGCAGCAGCAGCTCGGCGACGGCATCGTGCGCACCATTGCGCTCGGCTCGTCCGACGGCCTGCGCCGCGGCCTGCTGGTGTCCAACACCGGCCTGCCGATCACCGTGCCCGTGGGCAAGGCCACGCTGGGCCGCATCATGGACGTGCTGGGTTCGCCGATCGACGAACGCGGCCCCGTGAGCCAGGAACTCACCGCTTCCATCCACCGCAAGGCACCCGCCTATGACGAGCTCAGCCCGTCGCAGGAACTGCTGGAAACCGGCATCAAGGTGATCGACCTGGTTTGCCCGTTCGCCAAGGGCGGCAAGGTCGGCCTGTTCGGCGGTGCCGGCGTGGGCAAGACCGTGAACATGATGGAGCTGATCAACAACATCGCCAAGGCCCACAGCGGTCTGTCGGTGTTCGCCGGTGTGGGTGAGCGTACCCGCGAAGGCAACGACTTCTACCATGAAATGGCCGATTCCGGCGTGGTGAACCTGGAGAACCTCGTCGAGTCGAAGGTGGCCATGGTCTACGGCCAGATGAACGAGCCACCAGGCAACCGTCTGCGCGTGGCGCTGACCGGCCTGACCATCGCCGAATCGTTCCGCGACGAAGGCAAGGACGTGTTGTTCTTCGTGGACAACATCTACCGCTACACGCTGGCCGGTACCGAAGTGTCCGCACTGCTGGGCCGCATGCCTTCCGCCGTGGGCTACCAGCCGACGCTGGCCGAAGAAATGGGCCGCCTGCAAGAGCGCATCACCTCCACCAAGGTCGGCTCGATCACCTCCATCCAGGCCGTCTACGTGCCAGCGGATGACTTGACCGACCCGTCGCCTGCCACCACTTTCGCCCACTTGGATTCCACCGTGGTGCTGTCGCGTGACATCGCCTCGCTGGGTATCTATCCCGCGGTCGATCCGCTCGACTCCACCAGCCGCCAGCTCGACCCGCTGGTCGTCGGCCAGGACCACTACGAAACCGCCCGTGCCGTGCAAGGCACGCTGCAACGCTACCGTGAACTGCGCGACATCATCGCGATCATGGGCATGGACGATCTGGCCCCTGAAGACAAGCTGGCCGTGGCCCGTGCGCGCAAGATCCAGCGTTTCCTGAGCCAGCCTTTCCACGTGGCCGAAGTGTTCACCGGTTCGCCCGGCAAGTACGTGCCCTTGTCCGAAACCATCCGTGGTTTCAAGATGATCGTGGCCGGCGAATGCGACCACCTGCCCGAGCAGGCGTTCTACATGGTTGGCGGCATCGACGAGGCTTTCGAGAAGGCCAAGAAGGTTTAA
- the atpE gene encoding F0F1 ATP synthase subunit C, which translates to MENILGLVALACGLIVGLGAMGASIGIALMGGKFLESSARQPELMNELQTKMFILAGLIDAAFLIGVAIALLFAFAKPFAI; encoded by the coding sequence ATGGAAAACATTCTCGGTCTCGTCGCTCTGGCTTGTGGTTTGATCGTCGGTCTCGGCGCAATGGGCGCCTCCATCGGCATCGCCTTGATGGGCGGCAAGTTCCTTGAATCGTCGGCACGTCAACCTGAGCTGATGAACGAACTGCAAACCAAGATGTTCATCTTGGCTGGTCTGATCGATGCGGCCTTCCTGATCGGCGTCGCTATCGCGCTGCTGTTCGCCTTCGCCAAGCCTTTTGCGATCTGA
- a CDS encoding F0F1 ATP synthase subunit delta, with amino-acid sequence MAELATIARPYAEALFKASASDAAGASVWLDELAAIAANPQLQQFAGNPNAGVDQVFDVIAGVAKTALPDAAKNFLRAVIENGRLSALPEIANQFRTLKNALGGSSDATVFSAFPMDAAALADVSSVLEKRFGRKLNLSVALQPELIGGIRVVVGDEVLDTSVKARLEQMKLALTA; translated from the coding sequence ATGGCTGAATTAGCAACCATTGCCCGCCCTTACGCAGAAGCCTTGTTCAAGGCCTCTGCGAGCGATGCGGCTGGCGCGTCCGTCTGGCTCGACGAGTTGGCGGCCATCGCCGCCAATCCGCAGCTCCAGCAATTCGCGGGCAACCCGAATGCTGGTGTCGACCAGGTGTTCGACGTGATCGCGGGCGTCGCCAAGACGGCATTGCCCGACGCGGCGAAAAACTTCCTGCGCGCGGTCATCGAAAACGGGCGCCTGAGTGCCCTGCCGGAAATCGCGAACCAGTTCCGTACGTTGAAAAACGCATTGGGTGGCTCGTCGGATGCGACGGTGTTCAGCGCGTTTCCCATGGACGCGGCCGCGTTGGCGGATGTGTCCTCGGTGCTGGAGAAGCGGTTCGGTCGCAAACTCAACCTCTCGGTTGCGCTGCAGCCTGAGCTGATTGGCGGGATCCGTGTCGTGGTGGGTGACGAGGTTCTGGACACCTCGGTCAAAGCCCGCCTGGAACAAATGAAACTGGCCTTGACCGCTTAA
- a CDS encoding ATP synthase subunit I, translating into MQADMKAEAEARGEDLEFKPEFKPLSAEEAQAWRQRNPASLSVVSLWRVPFWQAVVGGVVALAAWLFTGRPSVGWSAGYGALAVVVPAALFARGVSSSFMRLLPGGAMLGFFVWELVKIALTVAMLFAAPRLVEALSWLALLAGFVVTIKVYWLALVLHSRRRVPVKPN; encoded by the coding sequence ATGCAAGCGGACATGAAGGCGGAAGCTGAAGCTAGGGGCGAGGATCTCGAATTCAAGCCTGAATTCAAGCCCTTGAGCGCGGAAGAGGCGCAAGCCTGGCGGCAGCGGAACCCAGCCTCTCTGTCGGTGGTGTCGCTCTGGCGGGTGCCGTTCTGGCAGGCGGTGGTGGGGGGTGTCGTGGCGCTGGCCGCGTGGCTCTTCACCGGCAGGCCGTCCGTTGGATGGTCTGCAGGTTATGGTGCGTTGGCGGTGGTCGTGCCTGCGGCGTTGTTCGCGCGCGGCGTGTCCAGCAGTTTCATGCGACTTTTGCCCGGTGGTGCGATGCTGGGCTTTTTTGTGTGGGAGCTGGTCAAGATCGCCCTGACGGTTGCGATGTTATTCGCGGCGCCCCGGTTGGTCGAGGCGCTGAGTTGGTTGGCCTTGCTGGCTGGCTTTGTGGTGACGATAAAAGTGTATTGGCTGGCTTTGGTGCTGCATTCGCGGCGCCGGGTTCCAGTCAAGCCGAATTAA
- a CDS encoding aminotransferase class IV has protein sequence MSPLPTVLPNFPCYLNGAYTPLNEAKISVMDRGFIFGDGLYEVVPVYGGRLFRFADHMARLERSLKEMRIANPMGRDAWEAIARRLIQAQAEAIGADVASLHQLVYIQITRGVAMRDHVMPDNIAPTVFVMANTVKIPTEAQRAKGVACVSADDFRWEKAHIKATSLLGAVFSRQISFDAGAVETVMFRNGFLSEAASSNVWLVKDGAVIGVPKDNLVLEGIRFGLIEELCRATGIPFSLRRVSREEVLAADELLLSSATKEVLPIATLDGVPVGKGIGKGQPGPIYHKLYAAYQDAIRRTAE, from the coding sequence ATGTCCCCCCTCCCCACCGTGCTTCCCAATTTCCCCTGCTACCTCAACGGCGCCTACACGCCGCTCAACGAAGCCAAGATCAGCGTGATGGACCGCGGCTTCATCTTCGGCGACGGCCTCTACGAAGTCGTGCCGGTCTACGGCGGCCGCCTGTTCCGTTTTGCCGACCACATGGCGCGGCTCGAACGCAGCCTGAAGGAAATGCGCATCGCCAACCCGATGGGTCGCGACGCATGGGAGGCGATCGCCCGCAGGCTGATCCAGGCCCAGGCCGAGGCCATCGGTGCCGACGTCGCCAGCCTCCACCAGTTGGTCTACATCCAGATCACCCGCGGCGTGGCCATGCGCGACCATGTAATGCCCGACAACATCGCGCCCACCGTGTTCGTGATGGCCAACACGGTGAAGATTCCCACCGAAGCCCAACGCGCCAAGGGCGTGGCCTGCGTCAGCGCCGACGATTTCCGCTGGGAGAAGGCGCACATCAAGGCCACCAGCCTGCTGGGTGCGGTGTTCTCGCGGCAGATCAGCTTCGACGCGGGCGCCGTGGAAACGGTGATGTTCCGCAACGGCTTCCTCAGCGAAGCGGCGTCGAGCAACGTCTGGCTCGTGAAGGACGGCGCGGTCATCGGCGTGCCCAAGGACAACCTGGTGCTCGAAGGCATCCGTTTCGGCCTGATCGAGGAGCTGTGCCGTGCCACCGGCATTCCGTTCAGCCTGCGCCGCGTCAGCCGCGAGGAGGTGCTGGCCGCCGACGAGCTGCTGCTCTCCAGCGCCACCAAGGAAGTCCTGCCGATTGCCACGCTGGACGGCGTACCCGTGGGCAAGGGCATTGGAAAAGGCCAACCCGGCCCGATCTACCACAAGCTGTACGCCGCTTACCAGGACGCCATCCGGCGCACGGCGGAATAA